The following DNA comes from Quercus robur chromosome 1, dhQueRobu3.1, whole genome shotgun sequence.
aaaagtcATTTTCAAACAAGggaaaccccttaaatagtaatataaggaaaaaaagaaaaaaaaaagcaatgtgagtttgtttaacttgtttttctatttttaaaaaagaaaccatAAATGTATAGTTGTTTTGAATAAGTGGGTTAGTGGAAGAATGATCTTATTTTGTAGGAAATATTTTACATGAGAGTTAGAGATGTATTGTCACAATATTAACCTCAAGTTTTGTCTTTGTTTAAACTTAAGGTGTAGTGGTATTTTTGAACTATTAAGAAGTCCTTTCCAAACAACGAAAAcctttaaatagtagtataggaAAAAAACAGCTGTAATGCAGGGTTGTGGTGAGGTAACGTtgaatgttaaatatttttggtaGATTGGTGAGACTAATGCgtgaatttttttgaatcctACATATTTGTTGAATGCTCTTATCTtaccaaattgcaaaaaatgtGAAAGAATCCATCTCTATTGTACTAACATTACACCCTATAAAAAGTGTCTAACCATATACTATTCAATTTCAATCCTAGACCCTTTCACCTTTGATGTCAAGAAACCTTTAGGACCCTTTGCAACAAGTCCCATATTTTGTTTCAAAAGCACACAACTCCAAGCCAAATACACTGTTAAAGCAATGgcagagagagaggaaaacatGGTGCTTTTCCATTCATGGCACAAGGCCATATTATACCTTTCCTAGCCTTAGCCCTCCACATAGAACAAAGCAAAAACTACACAGTAACTTTGGTCAATACCCCCTTAAACATCGAGAAGCTAAGGCCCTCTCTCGAAGaatgatcctattttgtaggaaatATTTTACCGTGAGAGTTAGAGATGTATTGTCACAATATTAACCTCAAGTATTGTCTTTGTTTAAACTTAAGGTGTAGTGGCATTTTTGAACTATTAAGAAGTCCTTTCCAAACAAGGAAAAcctttaaatagtagtataggaAAAAAAACAGTTGTAATACAGGGTTGTGGTGAGGTAACGTtgaatgttaaatatttttggtaGATTGGTAAGACTAATGCgtgaatttttttgaatcctACATATTTGCTGAATGCTCTTATCTtaccaaattgcaaaaaatgtGAAAGAATCCATCTCCATTGTACTAACATTACACCCTATAAAAAGTGTCTAACCATATACTATTCAATTTCAACCCTAGACCCTTTCACCTTTGATGTCAAGAAACCTTTAGGACCCTTTGCAACAACTCCCATATTTTGTTTCAAAAGCACACGACTCCAAGCCAAATACACCGTTAAAGCAATGgcagagagagaggaaaacatTGTGCTTTTTCCATTCATGGCACAAGGCCATATTATACCTTTCCTAGCCTTAGCCCTCCACATAGAACAAAGCAAAAACTACACAGTAACTTTGGTCAATACCCCCTTAAACATCAAGAAGCTAAGGccctctctccctccaaacTCCTCCATTAACCTCGTTGAAATCCCTTTCTCAAGCTCTGACTATGGCCTCCCTCCCAACACTGAGAACACAGACGCTCTTCCTTACTACCAAGTCATCCAACTCGTGGAAGCCGGCATTTCTCTCAAGCCATCATTCAAGAAGCTCATTGAAAACCTCACCGAACAACAAGGCAACCCTCCACTTTGTATCATTGCTGACATTTTCTTTGGATGGACTGCAAGTATTGCTAAAGAGCTCAATGTGTTTCATGCAATCTTTAGTGGTAATTGCGGGTTCGGCTTGGCTTGTTACTATTCTCTCTGGATACACCTGCCTCACAGGTATGTGGATTCTGATGAGTTTTCTTTGCCTGATTTTGCTGAGGCTTCAAGCATTCATGTTTCACAGTTggcaaaaaatataaaagaggcTGATGGTACTGATCCTTGGTCTATCTTTCACCAAAAGAAGAATCTTCCAGAGTGGGTGAAATCTGATGGGATTTTGTTTAACACTGTGGAAGAGTTTGACCTTGTTGGATTATTGTACTTTAGGCGCAAACTTGGTCGGCCTTTTTGGCCTATTGGGCCGGTTCTTTTATCCACAAAAAGGCAAGCTCGTGCTGGCAAAGAAGGTGGTATTAGTTCTGAGCTTTGTCTTGAATGGCTTAACACAAAGCCTTTTAATTCTGTTCTTTATGTGTCTTTTGGCTCTATGAACACCATCTCTGCCTCACAGATGATGCAATTGGCTATGGGATTGGAGGCTAGTGGCAAGAATTTTATTTGGGTAGTTAGGCCACCAATTGGGTTTGACTTGAACTCAGAATTCAAATCAAACGAATGGTTGCCGGAAGGATTTGAAGAGAGAATAAAGGGATCAAAAAGAGGGTTACTAGTGCATAATTGGGCACCCCAGTTGGACATTTTGTCTCACAAGTCTGTTTCTACATTTTTGAGTCATTGTGGGTGGAATTCAGTGCTTGAATCGCTTAGTCATGGTGTGCCTATTATCGGGTGGCCTATGGCAGCAGAGCAATTTTTCAATGTGAAGTTGCTGGAGGAAGAGTTGGGAGTTTGTGTGGAGTTAGCTAGAGGGAAGAGCTGTGAGATTAGACATGAATATATAGTTGAGAAGATTGAGTTGGTGATGAATGAGACAAAGAAAGGCAATGAAATGAGAAGTAGAGCTTGTGAAGTGATGGAGATTATTAAGAATGCCAAGAAAGATGAGGAAGGTTTCAAAGGGTCTTCTGTAAAAGCCATGGATGACTTTTTCAGTGCTGCATTGTCAATGAGGAAGAAGACTATGAAGGAACAGGATATTGTGGCCTGATTGATGGAGAAAGAATTTTGGAAGAATGGATTTTGGGTAAACATGGAAACTTTTTTCCATGTTATTTCAATCTTTGTCTAGATTTTGTGACTTTTTATCTCCATTTTAGACAGAGTGATAATTACCCACTATGTGTGTATGGGACAgctaaaatcatgttttgaaaaacatgatttaaaatataattgtgaaCTGTATTCATTTCATAATTATATTTGCAATTTAGCTGAAGTGTGTGCCAcaatatatatgcaaaaataacTTGTGTTTTAATCCGTGTTTAATTCTAGTATAACAGCATATATTATAAGTGAGAAGAGCAATTGAAAATAGTGGGTCCTACTAATGGTTATGTTGTTTGGCACCTGCTTTCACAAAACAGGTTTTAGAAAACTGtcctaaaaaattattgtgcaaaatagttttttttttttttttttttttaattaacacgcattttcattttctgttttcaattgcatttttgtaataaaaagaaactactatatatatatatatatatatatatataattataagaTCTCTCTCTTAACAAAGACTACTGCAAGACCATCACCCTCAACTGGAGTTGTGAGATCACGACCTTTAACACTGCAACCAAGACTTTCCATGATTTGGGTTCTCCCTCTTTTTAGATCTAAGTTTAATGTTCTTGTTATTAGGTCAATATtctagtgctttttttttttttttttaaggtgtgtCCATAATATCTAGGATTCAAATTGTTGCGCTCTTATCTTGATTCCCCATGAATAAAGTCGTTTATGACATCAATGGCAAACGAAAAAAAGTTCCTCTTCCCAAGGCTCTGCCTATTTCCTTCATGTTGCAGGTTTATCTTGTGGTTTTAAAACTAGGCTTGTTTGGGCAATATAAGATTGAAGCACACGCATATGTACCATGCAAATTTCCAGGCGATAGTATTGTAAATATATGTCACTCCCTGTCCCGTCCTATGCTACACCACATAAAAACTTTAGTCTAAAAagtaaccaattttttttttttttggttggattttgagcaaagaaaaagagaggaaggaaatcTTATTCTGAAGGCATATATTCTTTGATTATACATCCAGCACTTATGTACGTTTAAATTAATTACCTTTACTAAAAGGcttatttgtttaataatttgttACTGAAATTGATACTAGTGTAGAGTggtatataattaaataaaaaaaaaatttaaagaataactaaataAGCTATAATAACTATAAATGGATCATTAAACTCCGACAACGAATAGGCAAGGCTGGCCCAACATAGTTTGAGGCTTAAGGCGAAAATATTAAATTGGCATTTTTATATCCAAATatcacttaaaaaatatttagtttattttttatttcaaatctatAATTAATTCTTACTAATTAATAAGACTAATTCACACCAAGTGAGCTAATGATACTTACTATGTAAGTTTTACAAACTAACGtgtcaccaataaaaaaattttaaaaaaaagttattcaaaacttttttttattatattatttgagtgGCACCAATCTTATTCCTGTCACAttagttgtaaattttttgtcataaaatttgtattagttttagcattttttattcacttaatggtgaattggtaattgtattgtatttctattaattcataattttttttttttttttttttgtgtttggaaaaGTTGTTAAagttactacaaattttattataaaaaatttacaaattgatgtaacatttcaataaaaataaataaataagtattgaATTACTTATTGTGGTCGTTGGCATTTTATAAGACCTatgcgattaaaaaaaaaaatagtgcaagtaactccctcttttttttaattaaaagaaaaaaaaaaaaaaaaaaaaaaaaaacaaacaaacaaacaaacaaacaaacaaaacttaCTGCCCCATATTAATTTGGGGGCCTTTATATGTTAGGGAGCCTTAGGCCATGGCCTAAATGACGTAGGCCTAGGGCCGGCCCTGTTAATAGGATGATTACATTAGTTCTTATTATGTACAATACATATGATTTACTTAACTTAACTAATTAGGTGAATAATGTACATTGCACATAATAAGACACatgttatctttttattggtaatTGAAACCTAAGACTCCAAATACATTTAgagttaaactttttttttccaaatcaaaaGCTAATCCGagctatatattttaatgttgAAAACAACATAGTAGAAATGAGTTTATATATCTTGTGTAAGAACTACTTCGAAAGAGGTGTTTATTTATTATCCATTGTCAATTTGTCACATACCATGATCCGACCTAAAAAATACCTGACCCgaatccaattttatttttaaccaaaGCAAAAAAAGGGTTGacccgagagagagagagagagagagagagagagagagagagagagagagagagagagagagagagagagagagagagagagagagagagagagagagagagagagagagagagagggagagggtaTAGTCaattttagggatttgagaTTTTTGATATGAGATTGTTTTGTGGGTAATTTTTTAGACTGAATTTGCATTTTATCcagttgattttttatttgtctagaggttaataataaagataattgattttgtttagacCAAAGAGTTTTTTGGGTACCAATGTTTACAATGATGTTCCAAATTTTGTGCTCTTTGGTCACAATGATGTATCAGATTTTTGGAGTTTCAtctaaaacctttttttttttccctactacaccttcttttcaaaattttggaatcaCCGTTCCACTTGGGggtcttagagcattcacatcaatggatgcaaaattttcatctattttgcacaaaaaaatctactttttttttattttacacaccaatttttacaaaacacccatatcaatttatctattctacacatttattcaataaaatattcattcttttacaattttttattattctctccCTCACTGcccctctctctcacaaacccaACACTCTCTCATAGACCCAACACACAAAGGAAAGTAGCGGTTGTTTTCGTCGGTGTCTGGTTCCGGCGGTTCGGTGATCAAAATGGCTTCGCTTCTTGGATCGGTCTTCTTATGCTCCTCTTAGCACTGAAGATCCAGATCCTTCAGGGTATGccttttttgttgttaattttcttgatttcttgtttggttggtgagaaagTGGTGGAAAAGAGTAGAAATAGAAGGAAAGATGATCGGCTCCACTCAAATTTGAGTGAGGtttatcaaaaatttatttattctttttttttcttcgtgtttttcttggcaaccaaacaaatCCTATGTAATactaatttcttgttttacttgattttggaagaaattttttgatgtGGTGTTCTCTGTTGATGCATGGTGTGGCGTTCTCTGTTGATTTGGCGTTCTCTGATGATCAGCAACAGTGAGAGTGAGGTGAGACTGAGAGCAACCAGAGAGAcaaagagaaggagagagaaaaaattattaaaatattaatttcaagTGCTACATTAACCGTGCATATGTGCACCGTTACTGTAGCAATTGTgtatttatacataattttacacccactgatgtgggtgttttttgatcaaaatgtgtaaaatgaagGAATTTTTGTTTAGAAGACTTTACATCCACTGATCTGGATGCTCTTAGGCAATGGCCTAATTGGCCTAAATATTTCATTACATTAttttagtaacgttgtttgtaatttttggaaaaatgtgtgagtgaaaaagtgtatggaaatacgtgtaatattatttaaaaactgaaatgtGTTGCTTAAACTACCGTACCAAATGGCCGCTTAATTTCCAAAGTCTTTTGTTACTTGATGAGGGACCTGGTTTTGAATCTCGAAAATAACATATGCATAATCCCAGCTGATGCTAAGAGCACAAACTCTCTTCCCTTCCACCTTATCCTCAATCTCTTTATAGCTTCTGTAAGGAATTAACCCGAATTCCCAAcctatgagaaacaaaaaatagagaaaaccaaagaaaaacaatcacacgcacaagacaatatttacgtgatTCGGCAATTTGCTTACGTCCACAGAGTTGCAAGagtttcactattatcaggggaAAAATACAAAAGTGCGGCTACAGTTTTTCTCTCACTCAAGAAACACGACAACAACAAACCCTAATCACAAAATTGCATTTTCTACATCTTGGGCACAGGATTCACAATGTGCTATAAAACGGGccaaaattttttcaatcttCCATTAAAAATCACGCAACATTATTCGGGTCAGGTCGGGTCGTCAAACCAGATCAAATAAAACTAGGCTCTACAAAGCCCAacagcttcttttttttccctcaaaccCCATTTCAGAAAACTCATCTACTACACCACTTTGCCTTATTactgactcttttttttttttgataatctgccTTATTACTGACTTAATACTTTATCCATGATGTACAGATATTGCTAATGATCGAGTTTGGTACTATATTTCATGCCTTGTTTTCTGTAATTGGAGCTTTTGGCTACGCATGTTACTTCTCGATTTGTCTGATGAAAATTCACACTGCCTGATTTCCCAGAGGCAAATACAAATTCAAGTCTCATAAAaccataaaacccaaaaatcttgAGTTTATTAGAAGGATAAAATCCAATATTGCTGGAAGGGTTGCTATGGCCCAAATTTGCTGGTCTCAAAGCATTCGTTGTTTTGTGGGCTCTAGATGTAACTCACTTGAAACCATCTTATCTAGGACCAACCTCAGCTTAAACTTCCTCAAGCCCAAATGTCCATCTCGAATCTTGAACTCCCTAAcgccaaaaataaataaataaatcagtCTTGGTCTATCCAAGTGATGGTATATCAATTATCAATAGGCCCGCacgacctttttttttttttttttttttttttttttttaagggtttgCATGGCGTTGAATGAGAAtcgaaaataattttttggtttttgttttgggccttttttttttaattttaagaaacaaaaaaaaaaaaaaatcaaaattagtcTTTTGAAAATAAgctgtcttttaattttttatcacacATTTAGGTTGCAAttggcattggcttaaaaagccagcttttttttactattcaacttatttttgctactattcatgagtctcatctatctttttggtactatttataggtcttactatactatttcaattactttttagctttatctaaggtatttttagcaaaaaaatttcaatttcaattaaataagttgttctcaaATAGACTCTTAAtataaatgttataaaataaaataaaaaactatatcttttaataaataCTATACAAATAAACTATTGGAAACTATAAAATATTCTAATAAACATTTAAAAGACTAAGATAATCAAATAAAGATAGAGTAATGTTacagatacaaactattttataacatttttacaaactgctgatgtggcttTAGTATTTTCCAAAAAGTTATTACAAGTAAAACTGTGATATTGATGATGAGCCCAtattagaactagtaagaatttgtcATATTAgcagtttataaaaatgttataaaatagtttgtatttgtAGTATTACTCAATAAAGATGTTAGATAAGATAAGGTGAGTAGGTTAACAAATTTTGGAAATTGGTTTGGTAAACTTTTTTAGAGAAGATGGTTTGGTCACCTGAAATGAAAGGACTAATTAAAACTagacaaatacaaaaatatatcatatagAATATAAGAAAGGGTTGGATTCCAATTGATCATCAAGTTGAGGAAAATATAGTAttatatgaaatatattaaatattacatTGCGTTGATTCTAATGCATGATCATGTTgggaaaacaaattaaataaattaaggagCATGATCGTTATATACTCCCAATGTTCACAGACCATTCACAAAGTGTAGACATTAGTGggaattatttatatatttcacgTGTATTCAAGTTCAagacaattattattattattattatactccTTTGAGATGCTCTCTCATAGTCCTTCGGATCCAAGCCATTTtgtctcattctttttttttttttgagaatcattttgtttcattcttttattcatCTCCATTTGAAACCAGCTACAACCCAAACATTAGAGTAGCAACCTACCGACATTGAAgtctagcaaaaaaaaataaaaaataaatagagtaGCAACCTACCAAAACTAGCGTGTCCCATCAGAAAGACCTGAAAATTAAAGGAAGAGTTGATGAATTTCTTTATGTCTCAGTAGTAGCTCTCaaactgtttatttattttttttttttttgcaaattacATCTTACTCACGTAGTTATGTCCAAAATTTAAGTTCCCTATATGCATTATTTTATCCACCTTAAGTTAgtataattagattttttttttaacccacatttgttaaaaatatggctaaatatgtgattttacttcactttttttatgtttctctcctcaaaaaaaacataaaaatacaagattaaattaaataaaaaataatctagTAGAACACTTATATCATGGGATTTCAAACCATAaataggcaacttaaatttcaataaaacCTTAGGTgagtaaaatgtcaaatttaaaactgcaggtaagcaacttaaattttggccaaaccacaggtggtTAAGTAgtaatttaccttttttttttttaaggttttactAATGTATGTCCTTAGG
Coding sequences within:
- the LOC126718305 gene encoding UDP-glycosyltransferase 92A1-like translates to MAEREENIVLFPFMAQGHIIPFLALALHIEQSKNYTVTLVNTPLNIKKLRPSLPPNSSINLVEIPFSSSDYGLPPNTENTDALPYYQVIQLVEAGISLKPSFKKLIENLTEQQGNPPLCIIADIFFGWTASIAKELNVFHAIFSGNCGFGLACYYSLWIHLPHRYVDSDEFSLPDFAEASSIHVSQLAKNIKEADGTDPWSIFHQKKNLPEWVKSDGILFNTVEEFDLVGLLYFRRKLGRPFWPIGPVLLSTKRQARAGKEGGISSELCLEWLNTKPFNSVLYVSFGSMNTISASQMMQLAMGLEASGKNFIWVVRPPIGFDLNSEFKSNEWLPEGFEERIKGSKRGLLVHNWAPQLDILSHKSVSTFLSHCGWNSVLESLSHGVPIIGWPMAAEQFFNVKLLEEELGVCVELARGKSCEIRHEYIVEKIELVMNETKKGNEMRSRACEVMEIIKNAKKDEEGFKGSSVKAMDDFFSAALSMRKKTMKEQDIVA